A single genomic interval of Brevibacillus brevis harbors:
- a CDS encoding LysR family transcriptional regulator — MDIRQLRYFIAIAEEGQITGAAKRLNMAQPPLSQQLKQMEEELGIMLIERSGKQMVLTEAGVTLYKQALNIVHQMEEALSEVKETGEGIRGTLSIGVSALSAYRLPEQIRVFQQKYPLITYKIWKGDTQLLNQWLERRTIEVAIVRLPHSLNNCTMIPLEEEDFVLIVPATSPYADRKEIEMREIAELPLIMPSTPGLGIYDLIIKEFSRLGVEPHVICECPDISLIVSMVASSVGSSIVPISAWETHQSEQIRGIRLSGTSIYSSAAVVWQSGRHLSKAANRFIETFSS, encoded by the coding sequence GTGGATATTCGGCAACTGCGTTACTTTATCGCCATAGCAGAGGAAGGTCAAATAACGGGGGCGGCTAAAAGGCTGAACATGGCTCAGCCGCCGTTGAGTCAGCAACTGAAGCAAATGGAGGAGGAGCTCGGGATCATGCTCATTGAGCGCTCCGGAAAACAAATGGTCCTGACGGAAGCAGGCGTCACTCTCTATAAACAGGCACTCAATATCGTTCATCAAATGGAGGAAGCTCTCTCCGAGGTCAAAGAAACAGGCGAAGGCATTCGTGGGACGCTGTCCATCGGTGTCAGTGCACTGTCGGCCTATCGCCTGCCAGAACAAATTCGTGTGTTTCAGCAAAAGTATCCGCTCATTACGTATAAAATCTGGAAAGGCGATACGCAGCTCCTCAATCAGTGGCTGGAGCGCAGAACCATAGAAGTCGCTATCGTACGCCTTCCCCACTCGTTGAACAACTGCACCATGATTCCGTTGGAGGAAGAGGATTTTGTGCTCATCGTTCCTGCCACCTCCCCCTATGCCGATCGCAAGGAAATCGAAATGCGCGAGATCGCGGAGCTTCCGCTCATCATGCCGAGCACGCCAGGATTGGGCATCTACGACTTGATTATCAAGGAATTCTCCCGTCTAGGTGTGGAACCGCACGTCATCTGCGAGTGCCCGGACATCTCTCTCATTGTCAGCATGGTCGCCTCCTCGGTCGGTTCTTCTATCGTCCCCATCTCGGCATGGGAGACTCATCAGAGCGAACAAATTCGCGGGATTCGACTCTCCGGGACTTCCATTTATTCTTCCGCTGCTGTCGTTTGGCAGTCTGGACGTCATCTGTCCAAAGCAGCGAATCGGTTTATCGAGACGTTTTCATCGTAA
- a CDS encoding NCS2 family permease, whose translation MEKLFHLRAYDTTFQRELIAGFIGFVTIVYIVAVNASILNDAGIPMEAGILATVLTAFIGSLLMAFWANAPIILVPGMGINALFTFTLCQSMGLTWQEALAAVFVSGLIFTVIAFTKAATILSNAIPASLKEAITVGIGLFLTFIGLQKGGLIVMNPSTFVALGDLSSPHVIVTLITLIVTLILFVRNVPGNFLIGIAIGTGLGFLFGIVEPGGGGTFSFADYGSVFAGLSFSAIWALPFWIATFSLAMVIVFENIGLIHGHTSMLGQPQKFGRSLQANALSAAISGILGTSPTVSTVETAAGIAAGGRTGLTALVTGTLFLLSLGLLPVIKMIPDGAIAPVLIIIGALMLQNVQNINLKDFSEGFPAFLIIAIIPLSYSIVDGIAFGFVAYPLMKLALGKRREVPALMYVIAGLFLLNLMLPIFA comes from the coding sequence ATGGAAAAGCTATTTCACTTGCGCGCTTACGACACGACGTTTCAAAGGGAACTCATCGCCGGATTTATTGGCTTTGTCACCATTGTCTACATTGTTGCCGTAAACGCTTCGATTTTAAATGATGCTGGAATACCGATGGAAGCAGGCATTCTGGCGACTGTATTGACGGCATTTATCGGGTCACTTCTTATGGCTTTTTGGGCAAATGCTCCGATTATTCTGGTTCCCGGAATGGGGATCAACGCCCTGTTTACGTTCACATTATGCCAATCGATGGGCCTCACTTGGCAGGAAGCGTTGGCTGCTGTTTTTGTTTCGGGTCTAATCTTTACTGTGATTGCCTTTACCAAGGCCGCGACGATATTGTCCAATGCGATTCCCGCTTCGCTAAAAGAAGCGATTACCGTAGGGATTGGGTTGTTCTTGACCTTCATCGGTCTGCAAAAGGGCGGGTTGATCGTCATGAATCCGTCTACATTTGTCGCGCTGGGTGACTTGTCCAGCCCGCATGTGATCGTCACGCTGATTACTTTGATTGTTACGTTGATTTTGTTTGTTCGCAATGTGCCGGGCAACTTCTTGATCGGAATTGCGATTGGTACAGGACTTGGCTTTTTGTTCGGGATTGTCGAGCCAGGAGGGGGAGGAACGTTTTCGTTCGCGGATTACGGAAGCGTTTTTGCGGGTCTTTCCTTTTCTGCCATTTGGGCGCTGCCATTTTGGATCGCGACCTTCTCATTGGCGATGGTCATCGTCTTTGAAAATATTGGCTTGATTCATGGACATACCTCGATGCTTGGACAGCCGCAGAAGTTCGGCCGCTCGCTGCAAGCGAACGCGTTGTCGGCTGCCATCTCTGGCATTTTGGGAACCAGTCCGACAGTTTCAACGGTGGAGACCGCGGCAGGAATTGCAGCAGGAGGACGGACGGGACTGACCGCACTTGTAACAGGCACCTTGTTCCTGCTCTCACTCGGTTTGCTGCCTGTCATCAAAATGATTCCGGATGGAGCCATTGCTCCGGTGCTTATCATCATTGGCGCACTGATGCTGCAAAACGTACAGAATATCAATCTGAAGGACTTCTCGGAAGGCTTCCCGGCCTTTTTGATCATCGCGATTATCCCGCTGTCCTACAGCATTGTAGATGGGATTGC